The window TCCCCTTCCATTCCATTCCACGGGGACGAGATCGAGACCCCTGTTAAATTCCCATCTGAGATGGTGATCCGCGACGAGATCTGAGAGAAGAgacgccgcgcgcggcgcgcactGCTCCCCGCCCCTCGTGCCTCCAGCACCTCGTGCTTCACGACCTGGAGCTCGTCGCAGGTGCCGCCGTCGTAGCCGAGAAAGTCATCGACTTGGAAGCTGTACTCGTCTTGGCCGCCGTGCCCTTGTTGAGCTTGCTGGTGTTGCACTGGCGCCTCTTGTTGTGTGTGTGTAACGGCGCCGGCACTGCTGCGTGCTTTcgtgaggcggaggaggagaaggttGGTGACCTTGGAGGGcagcgcggacggcggcggcggttgttgCAGCGtgaaggcggcggcagcgccggctGCCCGGGGCCAGAAGTTGGTGCGGGTGTTGGAGCCGGCAGCGTCGGGGGCGAGAGGTCCTGGGCGAAACGAACGGACGGAGGCGTTACGGCGCTGACAGAAGCGGATGGGGAGCTGCAGCGCACGTCACGTTGGGATCAGTTGAGGATGGCCCTTGGATGAGGATTCTACGGTGCTGATTCGAGTTTCCAAAGTTTGCATAGGAGGGGTGGTTTCCATAGAATACGGTGTCCTAAAAAAGAGAACGTATCGGGTGGAAACCACAGCTTTCGTGAAAACTTGTGCAAACCACAGtaaaaaagtcatctaaattcgtgaaaaaaaaatcacacatgtagatgatatgatgatacacaaccttatAAAATATcctgtccaaactcgacttcgtttgtgagatataaaaataacaaattttaatttgttaaaatttgttatttttatatcttacaaacgaagtcgagtttggacaagatattttacaagattgtgtatcatcatatcatctacatgtgtgatttttttgtgaatttaaaTGATCTTTTTATCgtggtttgcacgagttttcacgaAAATTTAGTTTCCACCAAATATGTTCCAAATACCATGACTTGTCGTTCGCCCCTTTTCATTTCCTGCCAAAATGCCATCGGAATGCCTCGGTAAATGGAACCTTCAGTTTCCACTCTCCACGCAGAACGCAGGCAGCTCGTATGTTTAGATTCCCAAATTTTACacccaaaaatatcacatcaagtgtttggacacatgcatgaagtattaaataaaatctatttataaaattttttgtacggatggattgtaaattcaagatgaatctaatgccTACTTAATACATATtttgcaacaatgatgctacagtaatcatctatTAATTATGGTTTACCTATGaattaattaagctcattagattcgtctcgcgatttacaacccatccgtgcaaaaaattttataaatagattttatttaatactccaaattagcaagatttcctttccaaaatttttggtCAAATGATCTAGACACAGGTGGTCAAAAGCCGGCATCATACAAACACCACGGTGAATGAGGAAAGCTCTGGCAGTCTGGCATCTTTGAGGTTTGGAGGCGCTTTATTTTGAGTTTTCGACTGTTTGCaggtgttgcaacttgcaaagCTGAACTGCCGAGCTTGAAGCTGAATACTCGAACGGCCGATGGCCAGCACAAGGCAACCGAGATCAACTTGGAGCTGCCTGCCTAGATTAGCAAAGTGGTTAGCAGATAGAGCCATTGGCCATTCATTACGGTGAGCTGTGCTCAGCCCAGTGGGCTGCCTACACCAGCAACTGTCCATTAATCTAGAGCCGAACAGTCAGACAGCTCTGTGTTCTTCAGCGAGGCATAGTAGAGAATTGCAGGATTCAGACGCATGTGAAAACAAGTGTTTTTTACGAGCAACTAACTCAGTTTAGGTATCGTGGTATCTGTTTCGAAATCCTTGCCGTTTGTCCTGTTCTAGCACAACATCAGCAACGGCTTAAACAAAGATGCATGAACCTCTACTCTAAGCATCCGCCGACGCGAACACGCATGATGAGTAGCTTCCAACCCAAAAGGCTCCGATGATTCCACCAACTGCTGCCGGCATCATTGGCACTGAGTTTATGATTGCCTATTTGGCATCAACAGCAACTTACATTCTAAACACTACTAAAGAAACGCTGAGATATCCTCAAAAGCTATGCGCTTTGATTCCCATCTGAAGAGCGAGAGAGTATAGCAAGTACAGGACACCTCTGGCTCTAGATCTAAGCTACTTTAACTTGTTCCGATTCCATGTGCAAACCGTATGGAGAAAGCAAGGAGTCTCACTAACAAACGCCTGACCAAGACCTGAAAATTTACACTGATTCGAGGCTGCTGCATATCACTCCAAGCAGGCAGTCCTCCCAATCTCCCATCCCGGGGGTGTCGAGCTCATAGAGTCACAGTACACAAGCAAATGTAGCAGTCcttcaccgtgttcggcaggctggagctggaggctggagctggagtggtgtgagagaaaaatacggTTATctgactggtggctggaggctagtGTTGGAGCAATGTGTGAGAGAAATATTGTAGGGCTcgaggctggagctggtgacGAACACGGTTAGCTGACTGAGGCCAGGTGATCACCGAAAATACAGGCCCACCGGTGACCGGTCAATGATTACGGCCCTACGATTTGTGTGGTATGGGGTGTGTGTGAGTTGACATATCAGCTGGTGGCCTCGTCGATGCTTTGCAGCGACGGCCGCCATTGGCGGTGCCGCGCGCTGGAGCTCCGGTTGCCATTGTCCTGACGCGCCAACTGCAGTCAGATGGGAAGAGCAGCAGAGTAATCAGAAGATGGAACCTTTGCATGTTGCCAtggttaaaaaaaaaggaagaaaagggaaagatTCCCGGAAGTGATTCTTCCTCCTGACATTAGTTGAAACTCACTTATTAATCTGTCCCTTAATCTAATGTGGTACTACTTCCTTCTGTTCTGGATGCTATAGTAGCATCAGTTAGTTAGTTATCTATacatcttttattttttctctctaAAAATCAATAATCTTCTCGAATGCGTTTCTCCTGGAATTTTGGTAATTTTGTTTACTAATTGATGATTACGTGTGTCTGTCGTCAGATTTTTTCTACTGTGGCAGAAATTCCAGTGACAAGAACAGGACATCATCATAGTCACGAGAAGATGAACAGCTAACTACCCCCTCAAAAGCACTTAAAGTCGTATGGATCATGGCGATAGCGTGCATGGTGGGCATTGGAAAGCAGTTGATGCACTGAAAGGGCGAAGTCTAAGCCATGTAACCCACCTGATCAAGGCTGGCGTCCAGCGCcgcctcgtcctcgtcgtcgtcctcggcggCGCCCCTCGCCTTGCTCtgcctcgactccagcagctgctgctgcgctttcctctgcttctcctccttcctcgcctGCACCGCCTTTGTCACCTCTGCAGCACCGCGGCTCAGGTTAGCTTCCTGTCCATCAGTACTGCGATTTGGACAAGGAGAAAAATGAATTTTTTCCCCTTTACCCTGGGTGGTGATGAGGCGGTAGACGTGGCCGAGAAGCAGTGTCTCCTTGGGCTTGAGCAGCTTGACGCGTGTGAGGCGCACGgtgcggcgctcgccgccgggggCGTCCTGCCGCTCCTCGGCGACGCGGAGCGTGACGAGCGCGACGTAGTGGCCCGGGTTGGCGCGCATCACCTCGGCCGCGCTGGTGGACCAGCAGAGCCGCTCCACCCGCCCGCCCGGGTGCTggagcagcaccgccgccgcctccgccgcctggcAGTTCCCCATCCCGCCCCCGCCGagcgctagctagctgctgggGCGATCCCCGCCCACGCGTGAGGAAGACTTGGGAGTGGCTGCGCCGGCGACTCTGCTCTGCGAGAGCGCCGGTGGCGAGGCGGAGCGAgtgggggcggggcggggtAGAGGCGAGAGCAACCGCTCGAGTGCCGAGGTGGTATATATGCCGACGGGCCAGCCTACCCACTGCCTCCTTTTTCTGTCTGTCCCGGACCGAGCCCCGCCACGCCACGTACTCGTGCTCGGATGCCCGCGGCTCGCGCGGTAACAACGGTTGCCGAGGGGCCAAGGTGGTTGGTGCTCGCCACGGCGTCGTgctccggcgcgcgcgcgcacggacGCGCGCGGGCTCCCTCCCCGGTGAAAAGATCTAGCGACCGGTGCCGGTGATCGCCGTGGTCTTTTTGGCCGCCGGGGGAGGGAAGCTGAAACTAACCCCGGGTCGGCCTCGCTGCCTTTCCCCGGGGGTCGCACGTGAACGGACGTTAGGACGTACGTGTTCGGGGAGTTGTTTGTACTCGTCGGGAAGTTTGCAGCGCGGCGACAGTGGAGAGAAGGAGGCCCTTGCAAGCGCCGTCATCAATTGGTCGTTTTCTCCGGCGTCGTGCGGACCAGGGCGCCCGGATGGGATCGGCC is drawn from Panicum virgatum strain AP13 chromosome 1N, P.virgatum_v5, whole genome shotgun sequence and contains these coding sequences:
- the LOC120657208 gene encoding uncharacterized protein LOC120657208 isoform X2, with amino-acid sequence MGNCQAAEAAAVLLQHPGGRVERLCWSTSAAEVMRANPGHYVALVTLRVAEERQDAPGGERRTVRLTRVKLLKPKETLLLGHVYRLITTQEVTKAVQARKEEKQRKAQQQLLESRQSKARGAAEDDDEDEAALDASLDQD
- the LOC120657208 gene encoding uncharacterized protein LOC120657208 isoform X1, yielding MGNCQAAEAAAVLLQHPGGRVERLCWSTSAAEVMRANPGHYVALVTLRVAEERQDAPGGERRTVRLTRVKLLKPKETLLLGHVYRLITTQEVTKAVQARKEEKQRKAQQQLLESRQSKARGAAEDDDEDEAALDASLDQLARQDNGNRSSSARHRQWRPSLQSIDEATS